From the genome of Ziziphus jujuba cultivar Dongzao chromosome 6, ASM3175591v1, one region includes:
- the LOC107431086 gene encoding probable protein phosphatase 2C 65 yields the protein MGACCSKDGMHSGRYLEERRVVQKVYDVKEEDDEDQNIQYGDCGARIRLDGFSNFISMYTQQGRKGINQDSMTVWQDFTGEEDMYFCGVFDGHGPYGHMVARHVRDNLPSKISKAVKVAQQSGHNQRNNDGDSSGNEDSEDNHNQKHSINTLSLSSWEACLIKAFKEIDQELSLDTSMDSFCSGSTAVTIVKRGDHLIIANLGDSRAILCSRGEDEELVPVQLTVDLKPDVPSEAERIKSCEGRVFAVDAEPSVYRIWMPDVDCPGLAMARAFGDFCLKDYGLISVPDVSYRKLTDDDEFVILATDGVWDALSNTEVVRIVASARRRSLAAKCLVKGAVRAWRLKYPCSKIDDCAVIVLFLKDQPTYSFYSKSDSTRSNLNDADLVTRIPKTCHRSPRSADSEISLNSSQGNWSNIDEISRVDTVLKMPQGLTLRRSSKDVQEVEAH from the exons ATGGGAGCTTGCTGCAGTAAAGATGGCATGCATAGTGGAAGGTACTTGGAAGAAAGACGTGTGGTTCAAAAAGTATATGATGTTAAGGAAGAAGACGATGAAGatcaaaatattcaatatgGAGATTGTGGGGCTCGTATAAGGTTGGatggtttttcaaattttatatctaTGTATACCCAACAAGGCAGAAAAGGGATCAATCAAGATTCCATGACTGTTTGGCAG gaCTTTACTGGTGAGGAAGATATGTATTTCTGTGGTGTTTTTGATGGTCATGGTCCTTATGGTCATATGGTTGCGCGCCATGTACGTGACAATTTGCCTTCAAAGATCTCAAAAGCAGTTAAAGTTGCACAACAAAGCGGCCATAACCAGCGTAATAATGATGGTGATTCTAGCGGTAATGAGGATTCCGAAGACAACCATAACCAGAAACATAGTATCAATACTCTATCTCTTTCCTCATGGGAAGCCTGTTTAATTAAAGCTTTCAAGGAGATTGACCAAGAGCTTAGCCTAGATACCTCAATGGATAGCTTCTGCAGTGGTTCTACAGCCGTGACCATAGTTAAAAGG GGTGACCATTTGATAATAGCCAATTTGGGGGATTCTCGTGCAATTCTTTGTTCTAGGGGAGAGGATGAAGAACTTGTTCCTGTCCAACTTACAGTAGATCTTAAACCAGATGTTCCAA GTGAGGCTGAAAGAATCAAGAGCTGTGAAGGCAGAGTTTTTGCAGTGGATGCAGAACCAAGTGTTTATAGAATATGGATGCCCGACGTAGATTGTCCCGGTCTGGCAATGGCAAGAGCTTTTGGGGATTTCTGTCTCAAAGATTATGGCCTTATTTCAGTCCCTGATGTTTCTTATAGAAAACTCACAGATGATGATGAATTTGTAATCTTGGCCACTGATGGG GTTTGGGATGCTTTATCAAACACTGAGGTTGTAAGAATAGTTGCTTCAGCAAGGAGGAGATCCCTGGCAGCTAAATGTCTAGTAAAAGGAGCTGTTCGAGCTTGGAGACTAAAATATCCATGTTCGAAAATTGATGATTGTGCAGTAATCGTCCTCTTCTTGAAAGACCAACCTACTTATAGTTTTTACTCCAAATCTGACTCGACCAGGAGCAATTTAAATGATGCAGACCTTGTTACTCGTATACCAAAGACCTGTCATAGAAGTCCTCGGTCTGCGGATAGTGAGATTTCGTTGAATTCATCACAAGGGAATTGGAGTAATATTGATGAAATTAGTAGAGTAGACACTGTTTTGAAAATGCCTCAAGGTTTAACTTTGAGGAGATCTTCTAAAGATGTTCAGGAGGTTGAAGCTCATTGA